The DNA region CCGATGAGGCGGTTCTTCCAGATCGGCTGGCCGGTCAGCAGCTTGTCGTAGTCCGGCAGCCGCGAGTCCATGACCTTGAGGAAGTCGACGGTCTTCTGGTGGTAGTCCGCCGGGAGGTCCTGCGCGAGACCGCCGGGACGGATGAACGCGTGGTTCATCCGCAGGCCGGTCAGGTGCTCCAGCAGGTGCAGGACTTCCTCGCGCTCGCGGAAGCCCGCGGTCATCGCCGTCAGGGAGCCAAGCTCCATGCCGCCGGTGGCCAGCGCGACCAGGTGCGAGCCGATCCGGTTGAGCTCCAGCAGCATGACCCGGATGACCTGCGCGCGGCGCGGCGCCTCGATGCCGAGGAGCTTCTCGATCGCCATGCAGTAGGCGGCCTCGTTGGACAGCGGCGCCAGGTAGTCCATGCGGGTCACGAAGGTGACGCCCTGGGTCCAGGTGCGGTATTCGCAGTTCTTCTCGATGCCGGTGTGCAGGTAGCCGATCACCGAGCGGGCCTGGGTGACCGTCTCGCCCTCGAGTTCGAGGACCAGGCGCAGCACGCCGTGCGTCGACGGGTGCTGCGGGCCCAGGTTGATGATGATGCGCTCGTCGTGGATCGCGTCATCGAGCACGGTGTCCCAGTCGCCGCCGGTGACCGTGTAGACGCGGCCCTCGGTGGTCTCCCTGGACTCGGCGACCGTCGCTGTGTCGTCGCTGGTGGTCACGAGTACGACCTCCGCTGGTCCGGCGGAGGAATCTCCGCGCCCTTGTACTCCACGGGAATCCCGCCGAGCGGGTAGTCCTTGCGCTGCGGGTGGCCGTCCCAGTCGTCCGGCATGAGGATCCGGGTCAGCGCCGGGTGTCCGTCGTAGACGATGCCGAACATGTCCCAGGCCTCGCGTTCCTGCCAGTCGGCGGTCGGGTAGACCTCGACCACGGAGGGCACGTGCGGGTCCTCGATGTCGAGGGCCACCTCCAGCCGGATGCGGCGGCGGAACGTCATCGACGTCAGGTGGTAGACGGAGTGCAGGCGTTGCGGAATGTCCACGCCGTAGTCCACACCGGACACCGAGCTGCACAGCTCGAAGCGCAGGGCGGGCTCGTCGCGCAGCGTCCAGCACAGGGCGAGCAGGTGCTCGCGGGCGACGTAGAAGGTGATCTCGCCGCGGTCGACGGTGACCTGCTGGATCGCGGTGGCCGGGATCTGCCGGGTGGCCATGGCGGCGCCGAGGTCGTCGGCCAGCTCGTCGAACCAGCCGCCGTAGGGGCGCTCGGCCGGGGCCGGGCTGTAGACCGGGAGGACCAAGCCGCCGAAGCCGGAGGTGTCGCCGGTGCCCTCGACCTGGAACATGCCGGTCCGGGCCTTGCCGGCGACGACCGGCTCTTGGTGGTCGGCGGGTGCGGCCAGGGTGGTGTCGGGTTCCTGGCCGGGCTCGGGAGCGCTGGAGCCTTCGCCGCCTGTGGTGGGTTCGTCAGCCATGTTTCTACTTCTTCTTCGGCGCGTACTTGATGGAGGACGCGATCAGCTCGGTGCGCTCGCCACTGGCCGCGCGGATCGCCGCGCGCGTGGCGTTGATCGGCTCGTCCTGGATCTTGGCGTGCAGCTTGAGGATCGCGTCGAGCAGCATCTCCGGGCGCGGCGGACAGCCGGGCAGGTACATGTCGACCGGCACGATGTGGTCGACACCCTGGACGACGGCGTAGTTGTTGAACATGCCGCCGGACGAGGCACACACGCCCATCGCCAGCACCCAGCGCGGCTCGGCCATCTGGTCGTAGATCTGGCGCAGCACCGGGGCCATCTTGTTGGTGACCCGGCCCGCGACGATCATCAGGTCGGCCTGGCGCGGGGAGGCGCGGAAGGCCTCCATGCCGAAGCGTGCGATGTCATAGCGCGGACCACCGGTGGTCATCATCTCGATGGCACAGCAGGCCAGGCCGAACGTGGCAGGCCACAGGGAGTTCTTGCGGCCCCAGTTGACCAGCTTTTCCAGGCTGGCCAACATGATTCCGTTGGGAAGCTTCTCCTCGATACCCATGACGTCTGCCTCCTTCCCCCGTCAGTTCCAGTCGAGGCCGCCGCGCCGCCACACATAGGCGTACGCGAAGCCGACTGTCGCGATGAACAAGAAGATCTCCACCAGGCCGAACAGGCCGAGGGCGTCCGCCGAGACCGCGAACGGGTAGAGGAACACCATTTCGATGTCGAACAGGATGAACAGCATCGCCGTGAGGTAGTAGGCCACCGGCACCCGGCCGCCGCCGACGACGGGCTGCGGGGACGGCTCGATGCCGCACTCGTATGCCTCGAACTTGGCCCGGTTGTAGCGACTCGGGCCGAGCAGCGGACCGAGCAGCGCGGAGAACACCGCGAAGCCCGCGGCCAGGACGAACATCACGACCAACGGGAAGTAGATCCCCAGTCCCGACGACACGTCCGCTGTTTGTGCTTGGAGCATCGACACCGCCGCTGTCCTTTCCCCGCCGCTCACGGCCGGAACCCTATGGGTCCTCGGTCACACCCAAATCGGTTAGGGCGACCTAACTAATTCGGGTGACGTTTGTGAAAACATTCACAAGCGAGACCGCTCGGCTGTGAAGGGCTTCACAAGTAATCAGGGGCAGTCTAGGACCTGGCTCACAGCGCGAAACTCGGCCCCCTTGGCAACTCTCCGTGAACAAGTGATGTCCACGACAGACGTACTGAAAGGGCCTTGACCAGCGCTAACAGCCCGCTAGCGGAAGCGAATCCTTGTTACTGGACGGTAGTGCGGGATTGGTTCAGCTGGCTGTT from Alloactinosynnema sp. L-07 includes:
- a CDS encoding NADH-quinone oxidoreductase subunit B family protein, coding for MGIEEKLPNGIMLASLEKLVNWGRKNSLWPATFGLACCAIEMMTTGGPRYDIARFGMEAFRASPRQADLMIVAGRVTNKMAPVLRQIYDQMAEPRWVLAMGVCASSGGMFNNYAVVQGVDHIVPVDMYLPGCPPRPEMLLDAILKLHAKIQDEPINATRAAIRAASGERTELIASSIKYAPKKK
- a CDS encoding NADH-quinone oxidoreductase subunit C is translated as MADEPTTGGEGSSAPEPGQEPDTTLAAPADHQEPVVAGKARTGMFQVEGTGDTSGFGGLVLPVYSPAPAERPYGGWFDELADDLGAAMATRQIPATAIQQVTVDRGEITFYVAREHLLALCWTLRDEPALRFELCSSVSGVDYGVDIPQRLHSVYHLTSMTFRRRIRLEVALDIEDPHVPSVVEVYPTADWQEREAWDMFGIVYDGHPALTRILMPDDWDGHPQRKDYPLGGIPVEYKGAEIPPPDQRRSYS
- a CDS encoding NADH-quinone oxidoreductase subunit A; protein product: MLQAQTADVSSGLGIYFPLVVMFVLAAGFAVFSALLGPLLGPSRYNRAKFEAYECGIEPSPQPVVGGGRVPVAYYLTAMLFILFDIEMVFLYPFAVSADALGLFGLVEIFLFIATVGFAYAYVWRRGGLDWN
- a CDS encoding NADH-quinone oxidoreductase subunit D gives rise to the protein MTTSDDTATVAESRETTEGRVYTVTGGDWDTVLDDAIHDERIIINLGPQHPSTHGVLRLVLELEGETVTQARSVIGYLHTGIEKNCEYRTWTQGVTFVTRMDYLAPLSNEAAYCMAIEKLLGIEAPRRAQVIRVMLLELNRIGSHLVALATGGMELGSLTAMTAGFREREEVLHLLEHLTGLRMNHAFIRPGGLAQDLPADYHQKTVDFLKVMDSRLPDYDKLLTGQPIWKNRLIGIGYLPVDACLALGITGPILRSAGLAWDLRKTEPYLGYEEYDFEVPTSTAADAYARYLLRVEEMHQSLKIVAQCLKKLEPGPVMVEDQKIAWPAKLSIGNDGMGNSTAHVAKIMGQSMESLIHHFKLVTEGFKVPAGQVYVPVESPRGELGYHLVSDGGTRPLRVHVREPSFVNLQAMPAMSEGSMVADVIAAVASIDPVMGGCDR